ATCCCTCTTGAACCAATTACAATTTGATCAATTTTGTTTATAGGGTCGTTGGCAAAGGTAGCCAAATCATATCCCGCAGTATGGCCACCAATTACAATCCCTTCAAAGTTAATTTTGTTTTTTTCTACTTTTTTTTGTGCAACATGCATAAACCCCCTTATTTCGTTTGTCCATTTTTCTTCCTTGAGTTTTGGTGTACGAACAGCAGAAAATGCACTGTAGCTTGTATCACTATGAACCCCAACAATCATAGCATCTGATTCTTTTGCAAATGAAACTGCAGTGTCTAGTCCTCGAAGAGAGTTTTTTGAACCATCCAGACAGACCATTATTCTCTTATTGCCCATATCTTACTCCAGTATTGTTCCCCATCCACGCTCTACTAGTTTCTTGGCAGTTTCAGGAAATGTGCATGCTATTTTTCCTTTGAGGCTTTCAACCCAAACTTTGCCTTCGCAGATTATATCATATCCTTTTGAAATTGATGGTTCCTGTGTAATAGGAGTTGCAATAGTTTGAAGAGACTCTTGTGTTTCTATGGACATGGTGGTTCCAGAAACAGATATGATTTTAGAACCAGATTCCACATCTAAAGAAACAATTCTACTATTGTCAGGACCTGTGGATTCTTGATGCTTTGCAGTCTTACCGTCTACCGAAATCTCAAATGGTAAATCGGTGTCAAGTAGTTTAGAATCTAAGACATATCTTGGAATGGTAATTGCGATTTTTCCACCATCATCTGTTCCTATATTCATAGAAAGTACATTGTTTTCAACATCAACAACAGCATTTGATGCAATTACATCCTGGCCGTGAACATGAATCATTCCTGCAAGTGCAGCAGGA
The nucleotide sequence above comes from Nitrosopumilus sp.. Encoded proteins:
- a CDS encoding universal stress protein, which produces MGNKRIMVCLDGSKNSLRGLDTAVSFAKESDAMIVGVHSDTSYSAFSAVRTPKLKEEKWTNEIRGFMHVAQKKVEKNKINFEGIVIGGHTAGYDLATFANDPINKIDQIVIGSRGMGFPKEVFFGSTSNFILHKANAPVTIVK